In Carassius carassius chromosome 5, fCarCar2.1, whole genome shotgun sequence, one genomic interval encodes:
- the LOC132140559 gene encoding uncharacterized protein LOC132140559 isoform X6: MKTYWILALFLTGVSSITVVLYQPASLPCCSGEKVVWRKTFPIEATVAECLKQKCIIKDLFQERFSVKREKNHPLFLKAAKYNDLGQYECSCDGFIKLIKLDVVVPMNMTVEELGNVTLPCYADTQSGVRDVTWLHNEQRALHYTTNRASIPGLGYEERVSLTEDGFRDGDVSLTITGVHQTDAGLYRCFVRDETDRGYPHAYMLHVISITHSGNSREQVCTEE; encoded by the exons ATGAAGACTTACTGGATTCTTGCACTATTTCTAACTG GTGTTTCTTCCATTACTGTGGTGCTGTATCAGCCAGCATCACTTCCCTGCTGCAGCGGTGAAAAAGTCGTGTGGAGGAAGACTTTCCCCATAGAAGCAACTGTTGCTGAATGCCTAAAGCAGAAATGCATCATAAAAGACCTTTTTCAAGAAAGATTTTCAGTCAAGCGTGAAAAAAACCACCCTCTATTTCTCAAAGCAGCTAAATACAATGACCTGGGGCAATACGAGTGCAGCTGTGATGGCTTTATCAAGCTAATTAAACTGGATGTTGTAG TTCCTATGAACATGACGGTTGAGGAGTTGGGAAACGTCACTCTTCCGTGTTATGCGGACACTCAAAGCGGTGTCAGGGATGTGACGTGGCTGCATAATGAACAAAGAGCTCTGCACTACACAACAAACAGAGCCTCAATCCCAGGCCTGGGCTATGAGGAGAGAGTATCGCTGACAGAGGACGGGTTCAGAGACGGTGATGTGTCTCTGACCATCACTGGTGTCCATCAGACAGATGCAGGATTATACCGCTGCTTCGTTCGAGACGAGACGGATCGAGGATACCCACACGCCTACATGCTGCATGTGATCA GCATCACTCACAGTGGAAACTCCAGAGAGCAAGTCTGTACAGAAGAGTGA
- the LOC132140559 gene encoding uncharacterized protein LOC132140559 isoform X5, translating to MKTYWILALFLTGVSSITVVLYQPASLPCCSGEKVVWRKTFPIEATVAECLKQKCIIKDLFQERFSVKREKNHPLFLKAAKYNDLGQYECSCDGFIKLIKLDVVVPMNMTVEELGNVTLPCYADTQSGVRDVTWLHNEQRALHYTTNRASIPGLGYEERVSLTEDGFRDGDVSLTITGVHQTDAGLYRCFVRDETDRGYPHAYMLHVIKGITHSGNSREQVCTEE from the exons ATGAAGACTTACTGGATTCTTGCACTATTTCTAACTG GTGTTTCTTCCATTACTGTGGTGCTGTATCAGCCAGCATCACTTCCCTGCTGCAGCGGTGAAAAAGTCGTGTGGAGGAAGACTTTCCCCATAGAAGCAACTGTTGCTGAATGCCTAAAGCAGAAATGCATCATAAAAGACCTTTTTCAAGAAAGATTTTCAGTCAAGCGTGAAAAAAACCACCCTCTATTTCTCAAAGCAGCTAAATACAATGACCTGGGGCAATACGAGTGCAGCTGTGATGGCTTTATCAAGCTAATTAAACTGGATGTTGTAG TTCCTATGAACATGACGGTTGAGGAGTTGGGAAACGTCACTCTTCCGTGTTATGCGGACACTCAAAGCGGTGTCAGGGATGTGACGTGGCTGCATAATGAACAAAGAGCTCTGCACTACACAACAAACAGAGCCTCAATCCCAGGCCTGGGCTATGAGGAGAGAGTATCGCTGACAGAGGACGGGTTCAGAGACGGTGATGTGTCTCTGACCATCACTGGTGTCCATCAGACAGATGCAGGATTATACCGCTGCTTCGTTCGAGACGAGACGGATCGAGGATACCCACACGCCTACATGCTGCATGTGATCA AAGGCATCACTCACAGTGGAAACTCCAGAGAGCAAGTCTGTACAGAAGAGTGA
- the LOC132140559 gene encoding uncharacterized protein LOC132140559 isoform X2 → MKTYWILALFLTGVSSITVVLYQPASLPCCSGEKVVWRKTFPIEATVAECLKQKCIIKDLFQERFSVKREKNHPLFLKAAKYNDLGQYECSCDGFIKLIKLDVVVPMNMTVEELGNVTLPCYADTQSGVRDVTWLHNEQRALHYTTNRASIPGLGYEERVSLTEDGFRDGDVSLTITGVHQTDAGLYRCFVRDETDRGYPHAYMLHVIKKLTGAEEDQNERTCGEKRTRIGLIFSFLLFICFLILLLFCCKKAA, encoded by the exons ATGAAGACTTACTGGATTCTTGCACTATTTCTAACTG GTGTTTCTTCCATTACTGTGGTGCTGTATCAGCCAGCATCACTTCCCTGCTGCAGCGGTGAAAAAGTCGTGTGGAGGAAGACTTTCCCCATAGAAGCAACTGTTGCTGAATGCCTAAAGCAGAAATGCATCATAAAAGACCTTTTTCAAGAAAGATTTTCAGTCAAGCGTGAAAAAAACCACCCTCTATTTCTCAAAGCAGCTAAATACAATGACCTGGGGCAATACGAGTGCAGCTGTGATGGCTTTATCAAGCTAATTAAACTGGATGTTGTAG TTCCTATGAACATGACGGTTGAGGAGTTGGGAAACGTCACTCTTCCGTGTTATGCGGACACTCAAAGCGGTGTCAGGGATGTGACGTGGCTGCATAATGAACAAAGAGCTCTGCACTACACAACAAACAGAGCCTCAATCCCAGGCCTGGGCTATGAGGAGAGAGTATCGCTGACAGAGGACGGGTTCAGAGACGGTGATGTGTCTCTGACCATCACTGGTGTCCATCAGACAGATGCAGGATTATACCGCTGCTTCGTTCGAGACGAGACGGATCGAGGATACCCACACGCCTACATGCTGCATGTGATCA AGAAGCTCACCGGCGCAGAAGAAGACCAAAATGAGAGAACCTGTGGAGAAAAACGAACTCGCATTGGACTGATCTTTTCTTTCCTACTCTTCATTTGctttcttattcttcttcttttctgcTGTAAAAAGGCGGCATGA